One window of the Acinonyx jubatus isolate Ajub_Pintada_27869175 chromosome A2, VMU_Ajub_asm_v1.0, whole genome shotgun sequence genome contains the following:
- the DAND5 gene encoding DAN domain family member 5 — MFLRQLIALLSLLSGAHLPTGFGRPGPQGPPSRLWAATNETRALGRGVPASQVQSSALSSWKAFLGLQKTGRLGRGSLQQGQEAAPTMSLPLDPHEVTRERCQAVPFTQVISQPGCTAVHLRNHLCFGHCSSLYVPGLDPTPLVLCNSCVPTRKRWAPVVLWCRASGPGSRRRMKTATVLVEGCQCSPKA; from the exons ATGTTCCTCCGCCAGCTGATTGCTCTCCTGAGCCTGCTCAGTGGGGCCCACTTGCCCACAGGCTTTGGGAGGCCCGGACCCCAGGGGCCCCCATCTCGGCTCTGGGCTGCCACCAATGAGACCCGGGCTCTGGGCCGAGGGGTCCCAGCCTCCCAGGTACAATCCTCTGCCCTCAGCAGCTGGAAGGCCTTCTTGGGCCTGCAGAAAACTGGCCGGCTGGGGAGAGGTAGTCTGCAGCAGGGGCAGGAAGCGGCCCCCACCATGTCTCTGCCCCTGGACCCGCACGAAGTGACCCGGGAGAGGTGCCAGGCTGTGCCGTTCACCCAG GTGATCTCCCAGCCCGGCTGCACGGCAGTTCACCTCCGAAACCACCTCTGCTTTGGCCACTGCTCGTCCCTCTACGTCCCCGGCTTGGACCCCACCCCACTCGTCCTTTGCAACAGCTGTGTGCCCACTCGAAAGCGCTGGGCACCCGTGGTCCTGTGGTGTCGGGCGAGCGGCCCCGGCTCCCGTCGACGGATGAAGACGGCTACTGTGCTGGTTGAAGGATGTCAGTGCAGCCCGAAGGCGTGA